The following proteins come from a genomic window of Edaphobacter sp. 4G125:
- the priA gene encoding replication restart helicase PriA has product MSYYVDVALPVPLDRLFTYAVNGVVPVVGARVLVPFSGQRLMGVVMRVYGETPADDFEIKPVQQVLDDVGLLPNELMELARWIAQYYVAPLGEVLRGMLPLGAEVKRQFVYSITDVGRKILYEGAEKGASRRSKLSPEEQNREYAVLNYLESGEAAKMSALRSATGANKALLEGMVRKKWLVRETVAEERDARRLVKVAVLVGHELEAVEENRRSFDSAPTRSAQDDTSLSDPDRIASTGGKRLPKLNENQLAVMAELAAVGGRMHVRDLKETVGRKGVPETTLATLVKRGLVRVEEVQEDFHFGGVATHGKKHAHEHALNEAQMEALSAIAAAMTQGGFKPHLLYGVTGSGKTAVYFAAMRRALDAGKSALLMVPEIGLTPAMTGQLVAAFGDDVALLHSQLTPDERAEQWHRIRRGEARVVVGTRSAVFAPLKDLGLIIVDEEHDGSYKQEETPRYNGRDVAVMRAKLNDAVVVLGSATPSLESWANAEKGRYARVEMRQRVADRPLPAVELVDMRNEFRETGQEQIFSRRLIEETEATLARGEQGIILLNRRGYSFVVMCRSCGEKIECENCAISMTYHKPVSGNDAIAQPGQRLECHYCGFRRGVPKKCPKCESEHLYFLGAGSQQGEERLQEIFPHARIGRMDRDTVRGRSDMERLLSRLHAGEINLLVGTQMIAKGHDIHGVTLVGVVGADFALGLPDFRAAERVFQLLTQVSGRAGRGELPGKVLVQTYHPDHYAVKFAAEHDYPGFVAKEMQYRRWMHYPPYGVLANVVVQSERQEEATGWSAELGRWFQQTKLEKVRVLGPAAAPISRLKRIYRYHFVMKGEQRQALGATLRAMLDFTASREIPRKNLVVDVDALHLM; this is encoded by the coding sequence GTGTCTTATTACGTCGATGTCGCGCTGCCGGTTCCACTCGACCGGTTGTTTACTTATGCCGTGAACGGAGTTGTGCCGGTCGTCGGGGCGCGGGTGCTGGTCCCGTTCAGCGGGCAGAGGTTGATGGGCGTCGTGATGCGCGTTTACGGTGAGACGCCTGCGGACGACTTCGAGATTAAGCCGGTGCAGCAGGTGCTGGATGATGTTGGACTTCTACCCAATGAGTTGATGGAGTTGGCGCGGTGGATTGCGCAATATTATGTGGCTCCGCTGGGTGAGGTATTGCGGGGGATGCTTCCGCTAGGAGCGGAGGTGAAGCGACAGTTTGTTTACAGCATCACGGATGTGGGACGGAAGATTCTGTATGAAGGCGCGGAGAAGGGGGCTTCGCGGCGGTCAAAGTTGTCTCCAGAGGAGCAGAACCGCGAGTATGCGGTGCTGAATTACCTAGAGAGCGGCGAGGCGGCGAAGATGTCGGCGCTACGCTCGGCGACGGGAGCGAATAAAGCTTTGCTGGAGGGGATGGTCCGGAAGAAGTGGCTGGTGCGCGAGACTGTGGCGGAGGAACGGGATGCACGACGGCTGGTGAAGGTGGCGGTGCTGGTAGGGCATGAACTGGAGGCTGTGGAGGAAAACCGCAGATCCTTCGACTCCGCGCCGACGCGCTCCGCTCAAGATGACACGTCTTTGTCCGATCCAGATCGGATTGCAAGCACCGGAGGGAAGCGGCTGCCGAAGTTGAATGAGAATCAGCTTGCGGTGATGGCGGAACTGGCTGCCGTAGGCGGACGAATGCACGTTCGCGACTTGAAAGAGACGGTTGGACGCAAAGGCGTGCCGGAGACGACATTGGCTACGCTGGTGAAGCGCGGATTGGTGCGGGTGGAGGAGGTCCAGGAAGATTTCCATTTTGGTGGAGTAGCGACGCATGGCAAGAAGCATGCACATGAACATGCTCTGAACGAAGCTCAAATGGAAGCTCTGAGCGCGATTGCCGCGGCGATGACGCAGGGAGGTTTCAAGCCGCATCTGCTGTATGGGGTGACTGGATCGGGTAAGACGGCGGTCTACTTTGCCGCGATGCGGAGAGCGTTGGATGCAGGGAAGAGCGCGTTGCTGATGGTTCCGGAGATTGGACTGACTCCGGCAATGACTGGACAACTGGTGGCAGCGTTCGGAGATGACGTGGCGCTGCTGCACTCGCAGTTGACGCCGGATGAACGTGCGGAGCAGTGGCACAGGATTCGTCGAGGCGAGGCTCGTGTTGTTGTAGGCACGCGGTCGGCTGTCTTTGCTCCGTTGAAAGATCTCGGACTGATTATTGTGGACGAGGAGCACGACGGCAGCTACAAGCAGGAGGAGACGCCGCGATACAACGGACGCGATGTAGCGGTGATGCGAGCGAAGTTGAACGATGCCGTGGTGGTGTTGGGATCGGCGACGCCTTCGCTGGAGAGCTGGGCCAATGCCGAGAAGGGTCGGTATGCGCGGGTGGAGATGCGGCAGCGAGTCGCGGATCGTCCACTGCCTGCGGTGGAGCTTGTGGACATGCGGAATGAGTTCCGTGAGACGGGCCAAGAGCAGATCTTCTCGCGCAGGTTAATTGAAGAGACGGAAGCGACACTGGCTCGCGGGGAGCAGGGGATCATTCTGCTGAACCGGCGCGGTTATTCGTTTGTGGTGATGTGCCGAAGCTGCGGCGAGAAGATCGAGTGCGAGAACTGCGCGATCTCGATGACGTATCACAAGCCGGTGAGTGGAAACGACGCCATCGCACAGCCGGGGCAACGGTTGGAGTGTCACTACTGTGGATTCCGGCGCGGTGTCCCAAAGAAATGTCCGAAGTGCGAGAGCGAGCACCTGTATTTTCTGGGCGCTGGATCGCAGCAAGGGGAGGAGCGTCTACAGGAGATTTTTCCCCATGCACGGATCGGAAGGATGGACCGTGACACAGTTCGTGGCCGCAGCGATATGGAGCGGCTACTAAGTCGTCTACACGCGGGCGAAATCAACCTGCTGGTCGGGACGCAGATGATTGCCAAGGGGCACGATATTCATGGTGTAACGCTGGTGGGAGTCGTTGGCGCAGACTTCGCTCTGGGGCTACCCGACTTTCGCGCGGCAGAGAGGGTGTTCCAACTGCTGACCCAGGTATCGGGTAGGGCTGGGCGCGGTGAGCTTCCGGGTAAGGTGCTGGTGCAGACGTATCATCCGGACCACTACGCGGTGAAATTCGCGGCAGAGCATGATTATCCGGGGTTTGTCGCCAAGGAGATGCAGTACAGGCGATGGATGCACTATCCACCGTATGGGGTCCTGGCGAACGTGGTTGTACAGAGCGAGCGGCAGGAAGAGGCGACAGGCTGGTCGGCGGAGCTGGGACGGTGGTTCCAGCAGACGAAGCTAGAAAAGGTGAGGGTGTTGGGGCCGGCAGCGGCTCCGATCTCGCGGCTAAAAAGGATTTACCGATATCACTTTGTGATGAAGGGAGAGCAGAGGCAGGCTTTAGGAGCGACCTTGCGTGCGATGCTGGACTTTACTGCATCACGAGAGATCCCCAGGAAGAACCTGGTGGTGGATGTGGACGCTCTTCACTTGATGTGA
- a CDS encoding ribonuclease T2 family protein, whose protein sequence is MPLLYPSPTMKKRFLLLALLPTLSGCNPRPAPVPEPRPFAHSSQAAAQTTAASPQNFDYYLLNLSWSPEYCHSHPSDIQCAQHSTFVLHGLWPQNIDGTYPQNCGNTPGPADPTQYSDIYPDAGLLQHEWKTHGTCSGLAPDTYFATARTAFHSVAIPPTLAQLDHQISLPPDQILSLVTQTNPSLTRQNLALSCGNNYLTAVEVCLDKSLHPIACGPIRSCRANTVRIPPPQ, encoded by the coding sequence ATGCCTCTCCTGTATCCTTCTCCCACCATGAAGAAGCGATTCCTTCTCCTCGCCCTTCTTCCCACGCTCTCCGGCTGCAACCCGCGCCCTGCGCCCGTGCCTGAGCCAAGGCCCTTCGCCCACTCCTCGCAGGCCGCGGCCCAAACCACCGCGGCCTCGCCGCAGAACTTCGATTACTACCTCCTCAACCTCTCCTGGTCGCCGGAGTACTGCCACAGTCACCCTTCGGACATCCAGTGCGCCCAGCACTCCACCTTCGTCCTTCACGGACTCTGGCCGCAGAACATCGACGGCACCTACCCGCAGAACTGCGGAAATACTCCCGGCCCCGCTGATCCAACCCAATATTCCGATATCTACCCCGACGCCGGTCTCCTCCAGCACGAGTGGAAGACCCACGGCACCTGCTCTGGTCTCGCCCCCGACACCTACTTCGCGACAGCCCGCACAGCATTCCATTCCGTCGCAATTCCACCCACACTTGCGCAGCTCGATCATCAAATCTCGCTGCCGCCGGACCAGATCCTCTCCTTGGTCACTCAGACCAATCCGTCACTCACCCGTCAGAACCTCGCGCTCTCCTGCGGCAACAACTATCTCACCGCAGTCGAGGTCTGCTTGGATAAATCACTCCACCCCATCGCCTGCGGCCCTATCCGCTCCTGCCGTGCTAACACCGTCCGCATCCCTCCACCGCAATAG
- a CDS encoding choice-of-anchor D domain-containing protein, producing MSGASIQMYAVGTTGDGSAATPLFATPLTTDASGKFDYAGAYTCPTADALVYMVATGGDPGTGMINPQISMMVALGPCGSLTPTTNVTINEVTTVAAVWSLAPYMQSATAIGAGSNDVTALTASFKMANQLVNTATGTTPGATAPSDATLPTAQINTLADILASCIESNGGIAGDGSSCGTLFQATAPAGGIAPNDVLSAALLLANNPSQSVGQLFGLIQSSAPFQPVLTTAPASFTLPTTFPSGLAVSPAAVSFPATYVNSSNTTVLTLTNNGTSAVQISEPILAGSNATEFSVMNTVSLPCSTTTPLAVGATCTMSVTFSPASAGQKSADLQIVSDAPNALIHVALSGQGQVSTPGALSFTLTPDSLTFEEIGTPQTITVTNTGSEAFNLVITPGYLSVSGSPDSSGWAESDNCTQAPIAPAASCTITVQIYTINIGSIPIPDFLTVEAHAGTDVVEQMVGVTKGTPGGVQFDGRPLDFGAWPIGGYPSLPQTVTLSSPQNIQIVGTLSGANPQDFNVDCTSVVGQCKVIFTPTALGSRIATLQTQYGDIALSGSGQPAGPAISITPTTPYYPVRIGASAEVGLIVVNNGTEPVTPTLSLIPPTNTSVFSIDSQYPCASTLQPGGSCQTYVKFAPTQVGVQSASLQAKDTVRGAVAVKSYTQTALSHLELLQFSVNPLDIGTVELNGSSSSVIYLSQDTFSAAAPTGGNANGDFSAIFQSCGPGESGCAIRVKFTPSALGLRTTSFVITDETTHETGTLWVQGTGGQIILDASPTYLSFPETAVGTTSSAQSVTIKNNGSASSYSSSSLSITGPDAAAFVISGGPSANIRPGQSGTFSVQFRPIVQGTASAALQISQGNTTLMVPLSGTATPSTSPSGFTVSSSSMSFSEVVGFSTDPQGLTITNSGTDAQNITIQILDENGIPLVYLGDFVMENNQRCLALQGGASCRIDVYFSPQQVGLHKGALEVISQPSGRTMTVPLTGTGVAPSGGPLVLSPAGGLFIGEIGIPQTVTLTNSGSSPATIRSINYEAGNCPDVLQGQASCTISVDGSKGDVMVYATSSSTPYTLPVSVPSSPSDGSSFQYGPVAFGAVAVGSTGSSTVVSYGGSYYDPPIPFQISGISGPNASEFSYIENCYTPPGGSCGVALTFAPQGTGLRTAMLETEFGAVPMYGIGGDGGDGADFTLTQSNFLSSIVPGYAGLVTVANTGTAPLLIQRQVNTGNYGIKLLPSRGCASTPIWGPIAIGGSLGYQGYSIPVGGSCRLQITFDVDQSTGAKNEQFTLVDLISGISKSIPLNGNAGAGVSAPTASQSTINVGNVPVGTSTTAQIVTVNAPNGHPVTATVTASNGETYVFDPGNCVSQTPCQMSLKVTPANTGRFYTSVNVVDSVTGKSAQWGILGIGGMPVPTFSPASINFGTEALYQTSAAQSFTITNIGEADLAISSFTMSSSSATPADFSVNAGTCVGTPIPVGGRCTATVTFGPNATGARSATLGVVSNGGTTFGIQLSGTGQ from the coding sequence GTGAGTGGAGCGTCGATTCAGATGTATGCCGTAGGGACGACGGGTGATGGATCAGCGGCTACGCCGCTTTTTGCCACACCACTGACGACAGATGCATCGGGCAAGTTCGACTATGCGGGAGCGTATACGTGTCCTACCGCCGATGCATTGGTATACATGGTGGCGACCGGAGGAGATCCGGGAACGGGGATGATTAATCCTCAGATCAGCATGATGGTGGCGCTGGGACCGTGCGGTAGCCTTACGCCGACAACGAACGTGACCATCAATGAAGTAACGACGGTGGCAGCGGTGTGGTCGCTGGCGCCTTATATGCAGAGCGCGACAGCCATTGGGGCCGGCAGCAATGATGTCACCGCACTTACGGCGTCATTCAAGATGGCGAATCAGTTGGTCAATACAGCAACTGGGACGACACCAGGCGCAACTGCTCCCAGCGACGCCACGCTTCCGACTGCGCAGATCAATACGTTGGCCGATATTCTTGCGAGCTGTATCGAGTCCAATGGAGGAATTGCCGGGGATGGTTCGTCGTGCGGTACGCTCTTTCAGGCGACGGCTCCTGCGGGTGGTATCGCTCCGAATGACGTTCTGAGCGCGGCGCTTCTGTTGGCGAACAATCCTTCGCAGAGTGTTGGACAGCTCTTTGGTTTAATACAGTCTTCGGCTCCCTTTCAACCGGTTTTAACCACGGCTCCAGCGAGCTTCACGCTGCCAACGACCTTTCCCTCGGGGCTGGCGGTTTCGCCTGCGGCTGTCTCCTTTCCTGCTACGTATGTGAATTCCAGCAACACAACGGTCCTGACTTTAACCAATAACGGAACGTCCGCAGTTCAGATCTCTGAGCCGATTCTGGCGGGATCGAATGCGACGGAGTTCAGCGTGATGAACACGGTAAGCTTGCCCTGCAGCACTACGACACCACTGGCAGTGGGAGCGACTTGCACGATGTCAGTGACGTTTTCACCGGCCAGCGCTGGGCAGAAGAGCGCGGACCTGCAGATTGTGAGCGATGCTCCGAATGCCTTGATTCACGTTGCACTGAGCGGTCAAGGTCAGGTATCCACTCCGGGTGCGCTTAGCTTTACGCTTACGCCGGACTCCCTGACGTTCGAGGAGATTGGAACGCCGCAGACGATTACGGTGACGAATACCGGCAGTGAGGCGTTCAATCTGGTGATTACGCCAGGCTATCTATCCGTGTCCGGATCTCCAGATAGTAGCGGTTGGGCTGAGAGCGACAACTGCACTCAAGCTCCGATTGCTCCAGCAGCGAGCTGCACGATTACAGTTCAGATCTACACCATTAACATTGGCTCCATCCCGATTCCCGATTTTCTGACTGTCGAGGCTCATGCGGGAACAGATGTTGTGGAGCAAATGGTGGGGGTCACCAAAGGGACTCCGGGCGGGGTTCAGTTCGATGGCAGACCGCTTGATTTTGGGGCGTGGCCGATTGGAGGTTATCCGAGCCTTCCTCAGACCGTAACGTTGAGTTCGCCACAAAATATACAAATTGTTGGAACGCTATCGGGAGCGAATCCGCAGGACTTCAATGTGGATTGCACCTCTGTGGTAGGGCAGTGCAAAGTGATATTTACTCCAACGGCTCTAGGATCGCGTATAGCAACGCTACAGACGCAGTATGGAGATATTGCTTTATCGGGAAGTGGCCAGCCAGCGGGGCCTGCGATCAGCATCACACCTACAACCCCGTATTACCCGGTGCGGATTGGAGCTAGTGCAGAGGTCGGGTTAATAGTTGTTAATAATGGAACGGAACCGGTAACGCCTACGCTGTCGCTGATTCCTCCGACGAATACGAGTGTCTTCAGCATTGATTCACAGTATCCCTGCGCAAGTACGTTACAGCCTGGTGGGTCTTGCCAGACGTATGTCAAATTTGCTCCGACACAGGTTGGTGTGCAATCAGCATCGCTCCAGGCTAAGGATACGGTCCGAGGGGCAGTCGCTGTGAAAAGCTATACGCAAACAGCGCTGTCTCATCTTGAATTATTGCAGTTTTCCGTCAATCCACTCGATATAGGCACCGTAGAGTTGAATGGTTCCAGTTCAAGCGTCATTTACTTGTCGCAAGATACTTTCAGTGCAGCTGCACCTACAGGAGGAAATGCAAATGGCGATTTTTCAGCTATCTTCCAAAGCTGCGGACCAGGAGAAAGCGGCTGTGCGATCCGGGTTAAGTTCACGCCCTCGGCATTAGGACTGAGAACAACCTCATTTGTGATTACGGATGAGACCACGCACGAAACCGGGACATTGTGGGTACAGGGAACGGGAGGCCAGATCATTCTGGATGCGTCTCCTACGTATCTCTCGTTCCCCGAAACCGCAGTTGGCACGACCTCTTCCGCTCAGTCTGTCACAATCAAAAATAATGGAAGCGCTTCGAGCTATTCCTCCTCGTCCCTATCGATTACGGGGCCAGATGCCGCAGCGTTTGTGATAAGCGGCGGTCCCTCTGCCAATATCAGACCGGGGCAGAGTGGTACCTTCTCTGTGCAATTTCGCCCGATTGTTCAAGGCACTGCGAGTGCAGCGTTGCAGATTTCGCAGGGGAACACAACCCTAATGGTTCCCTTGAGCGGAACTGCGACGCCTTCGACAAGCCCTTCCGGATTTACGGTGTCGTCTTCATCTATGTCGTTTTCCGAGGTGGTTGGCTTCTCCACTGATCCTCAGGGACTGACTATCACGAACAGTGGAACGGATGCGCAAAATATCACGATACAAATTCTGGATGAGAACGGCATCCCTCTTGTGTATCTGGGAGATTTTGTGATGGAGAATAACCAGCGATGCCTTGCGTTGCAGGGCGGCGCGAGTTGCCGGATCGACGTCTACTTCTCGCCACAACAGGTCGGTTTACACAAAGGAGCTTTAGAGGTGATAAGCCAGCCTTCGGGACGTACGATGACGGTTCCCTTGACTGGCACAGGAGTGGCACCTTCAGGTGGGCCGCTGGTGTTGTCCCCTGCCGGAGGGCTCTTTATTGGAGAGATCGGTATTCCGCAAACTGTGACACTGACGAACTCCGGCAGCTCTCCGGCGACGATCCGGTCGATCAATTATGAAGCAGGGAATTGCCCGGATGTATTACAAGGGCAGGCGAGTTGCACGATCTCGGTGGATGGAAGCAAGGGAGACGTCATGGTATATGCCACCTCGTCTTCGACGCCGTATACGCTGCCGGTCTCAGTTCCATCTTCTCCCTCGGATGGCAGCAGCTTCCAATATGGCCCAGTAGCCTTTGGAGCTGTTGCGGTTGGGAGTACCGGATCGAGCACGGTGGTCTCGTATGGTGGAAGCTACTACGATCCGCCGATTCCATTTCAAATCTCGGGTATTAGCGGGCCGAATGCCAGTGAGTTCTCTTACATAGAGAATTGCTATACGCCGCCGGGTGGATCGTGCGGTGTCGCGTTGACGTTTGCGCCACAAGGAACCGGTTTACGCACGGCTATGCTTGAGACCGAGTTTGGAGCGGTGCCGATGTATGGCATAGGCGGAGACGGTGGTGATGGCGCGGATTTTACTCTTACCCAGAGCAACTTTCTCTCCAGCATTGTTCCGGGATACGCGGGGCTGGTCACTGTTGCAAATACCGGAACGGCCCCACTGCTAATTCAACGCCAAGTGAACACGGGGAACTACGGGATAAAGCTGTTGCCTTCGCGCGGGTGCGCGAGCACGCCGATCTGGGGTCCAATTGCTATTGGAGGTTCGCTTGGATATCAGGGCTACAGCATTCCGGTCGGAGGTTCGTGTAGGTTGCAGATCACGTTTGATGTAGACCAGAGTACGGGTGCGAAGAACGAGCAGTTTACGCTGGTCGATTTGATTTCGGGTATTTCGAAGAGCATCCCTTTGAATGGGAATGCTGGCGCTGGTGTGAGCGCACCCACGGCTTCGCAGTCGACGATCAATGTTGGTAATGTGCCGGTCGGAACGAGTACTACGGCTCAGATAGTGACGGTGAATGCTCCGAATGGACATCCGGTAACCGCGACGGTTACGGCCTCTAATGGGGAGACGTATGTTTTCGATCCGGGCAATTGCGTTTCGCAGACTCCATGCCAGATGAGCCTCAAGGTGACTCCAGCAAATACTGGCAGGTTTTATACAAGTGTGAATGTGGTCGATTCTGTTACTGGAAAATCTGCTCAATGGGGGATTCTGGGAATAGGGGGGATGCCGGTTCCGACGTTTTCCCCCGCATCCATCAATTTCGGAACGGAAGCACTGTATCAAACATCGGCTGCGCAATCGTTCACGATTACGAACATAGGAGAAGCCGATTTGGCTATCTCGAGCTTTACGATGTCGAGTTCATCGGCTACTCCTGCCGATTTCAGCGTGAACGCAGGGACATGTGTGGGGACGCCAATCCCTGTTGGAGGGAGATGTACGGCGACGGTTACATTCGGGCCGAATGCTACAGGCGCTCGTAGTGCAACTCTGGGCGTGGTTAGCAATGGTGGAACCACGTTCGGGATACAGCTAAGTGGAACGGGGCAATAA
- the dcd gene encoding dCTP deaminase, translated as MAIKSDRWIRQQATENGMITPFSEKQVREGVISYGLSSYGYDLRVSDEFKIFTNVNSAIIDPKAFDERSFVTVVADSVIVPPNSFALARSIEYFKIPRDVLTICVGKSTYARCGIIVNVTPFEPEWEGYVTLEISNTTPLPARVYANEGLCQILFFQSDEFCEVSYADRKGKYQKQQGIVLPKL; from the coding sequence GTGGCCATTAAAAGCGACCGTTGGATTCGCCAGCAGGCGACGGAAAACGGAATGATCACGCCGTTCAGTGAAAAGCAGGTTCGTGAGGGGGTCATCTCTTACGGTTTGTCGTCGTACGGATATGACCTGCGCGTCTCCGACGAGTTCAAGATTTTTACGAATGTAAACAGCGCTATCATCGATCCCAAGGCCTTTGATGAGCGGTCGTTTGTGACAGTGGTCGCCGACAGCGTCATCGTTCCGCCCAACTCGTTTGCTCTGGCGCGGTCCATTGAGTACTTTAAGATTCCACGGGATGTCCTGACGATCTGTGTGGGTAAATCCACCTATGCGCGCTGCGGCATCATTGTGAATGTCACTCCCTTTGAGCCGGAATGGGAGGGATATGTGACACTCGAGATTTCGAACACAACGCCTCTTCCTGCGCGGGTGTATGCCAACGAAGGGCTGTGTCAGATTCTGTTCTTCCAGTCCGATGAGTTCTGCGAGGTGAGCTATGCAGACCGCAAGGGCAAGTATCAGAAGCAGCAAGGGATTGTTCTTCCAAAGCTATAG
- a CDS encoding HU family DNA-binding protein, whose translation MIKQDLIQRVVERTGLPRTKAEAAVDAIFESMKQTLVAGDRIELRGFGVFTVKPRKTGIGRNPRTGAEVTIAPGKAVRFKPGKELHLLN comes from the coding sequence ATGATAAAACAGGATCTAATACAACGGGTTGTTGAGCGTACCGGTCTGCCACGTACCAAGGCAGAAGCGGCAGTAGACGCTATCTTCGAGAGCATGAAGCAGACGCTGGTCGCTGGCGATCGCATCGAACTTCGTGGCTTTGGCGTGTTCACCGTCAAACCGCGAAAGACGGGCATCGGCCGCAATCCGCGAACCGGCGCCGAGGTCACCATTGCTCCCGGCAAGGCTGTGCGTTTCAAGCCCGGTAAAGAGCTACATCTGCTGAACTAG
- a CDS encoding cupin domain-containing protein, whose translation MAHKQTRRNFLLTAPIAAAVASPFADTMLRASTGGSAMGQAAEGSKIKVFTAAEMAGELKAVQANHGTKNLLTSPGTLMILNEETDKAAKEFEWHATRDHVFQVLDGETKYELGGTPKGTHEVKPGEWLAPESEGAVAVILKKGDYLFVPRMTPHKRTTEGSVSLLLISSQTPA comes from the coding sequence ATGGCTCATAAACAGACTCGCCGCAATTTTCTGCTGACGGCTCCAATTGCCGCAGCGGTCGCCTCTCCTTTTGCCGATACGATGCTACGTGCTTCGACTGGAGGCTCCGCGATGGGGCAGGCAGCCGAGGGCAGCAAGATTAAGGTGTTTACCGCAGCGGAGATGGCGGGCGAGCTGAAGGCAGTGCAGGCAAATCATGGCACGAAGAACCTGCTGACTTCGCCGGGCACGCTGATGATTCTCAACGAGGAAACGGATAAGGCAGCCAAGGAGTTTGAGTGGCACGCGACACGCGACCACGTCTTCCAGGTGCTGGATGGTGAGACAAAGTATGAGTTGGGCGGAACGCCGAAGGGAACGCACGAGGTGAAGCCGGGCGAGTGGCTGGCCCCGGAGAGCGAGGGCGCGGTGGCGGTGATTCTGAAGAAGGGCGATTATCTGTTTGTGCCGCGGATGACTCCGCATAAGAGGACAACGGAAGGCAGTGTAAGTCTGCTGCTGATCTCTTCGCAGACTCCGGCGTAG